In Helicobacter ganmani, a single genomic region encodes these proteins:
- a CDS encoding heat shock protein transcriptional repressor HspR, giving the protein MYSYDEPVYLISVVAKILAIHPQTLRQYEREGLVEPGRTDGKMRLYSQRDIDKIKMILRLTRDLGVNLAGVDIILRLKDRLDEQDKEIEELHLSLEKLKANQPSKSVIKKQSSYEVIIFKDR; this is encoded by the coding sequence ATGTATAGTTATGATGAGCCTGTTTATTTAATCAGCGTTGTAGCCAAGATTCTAGCAATCCACCCGCAAACCTTACGACAATATGAACGGGAGGGACTAGTAGAACCGGGTAGGACAGATGGAAAAATGCGCCTTTACTCCCAACGCGACATTGACAAAATCAAAATGATTTTGCGCTTGACACGAGATTTGGGAGTCAATCTTGCAGGAGTGGATATTATTTTGCGACTTAAGGATAGGTTAGATGAACAGGACAAAGAGATTGAAGAGTTGCATCTTAGCCTAGAAAAACTCAAAGCCAATCAGCCGAGTAAATCTGTCATCAAAAAACAAAGCTCCTATGAAGTCATTATCTTTAAAGACCGCTAA
- the thiE gene encoding thiamine phosphate synthase translates to MLKGIYAISDTLLTPKDKLEQSLQAAIQGGIALFQLRDKESCDEEIAELCPKLERICKDSNVVFVLNDRVELAINLKVEALHIGKKADDTPYTLEELRQIRADYRGILGVSCYGSLELAKAAVGAGADYVAFGSCFCSLTKPQAKRMDLSLFKQFSMMSHSIPACAIGGINAQNIAQIKEAQMVACISGIWRGDIVQNVQNLIKNWNC, encoded by the coding sequence ATGTTAAAAGGAATTTACGCGATTAGCGATACTCTTTTGACGCCAAAAGATAAATTAGAACAATCCTTGCAGGCTGCCATTCAAGGTGGAATAGCATTGTTCCAATTGCGTGATAAAGAAAGCTGTGATGAAGAAATAGCAGAACTTTGTCCCAAATTGGAGAGAATTTGCAAGGATTCTAATGTGGTTTTTGTCCTCAATGATAGAGTGGAATTGGCGATAAATCTTAAGGTTGAGGCTTTGCATATCGGAAAAAAAGCAGACGACACGCCCTATACCTTAGAGGAATTAAGGCAAATTCGCGCAGATTATCGTGGAATCTTGGGTGTTTCGTGTTATGGGAGTTTGGAATTAGCCAAAGCAGCGGTCGGAGCAGGGGCGGATTATGTCGCCTTTGGATCTTGCTTTTGCTCTCTCACCAAACCACAGGCTAAAAGAATGGATTTGAGTTTATTTAAGCAATTTTCTATGATGTCCCACTCTATTCCAGCTTGTGCGATTGGCGGGATTAATGCCCAAAATATTGCACAAATAAAAGAAGCACAAATGGTAGCGTGCATTAGCGGTATTTGGCGAGGAGACATTGTGCAAAATGTTCAAAATCTTATTAAGAATTGGAATTGTTAA